In a genomic window of Taeniopygia guttata chromosome 13, bTaeGut7.mat, whole genome shotgun sequence:
- the ABLIM3 gene encoding actin-binding LIM protein 3 isoform X2, producing MSTSTVPYQQSPYTAGSSSSAIQCYRCGDTCKGEVVRVQSNHFHIRCFTCQVCGCDLAQSGFFFKNQEYICTHDYQQLYGTRCDSCGDFITGEVISALGRTYHPKCFVCSTCRKPFPIGDKVTFSGKDCVCQNCSHALLSTKPIKIHGPSHCAGCKEEIKQGQSLLALEKQWHVSCFKCQTCGVILTGEYISKDGIPYCESDYHAQFGIKCETCDRYISGRVLEAGGKHYHPTCARCVRCHQMFTEGEEMYLTGSEVWHPICKQAARAEKKLKHRRTSETSISPPGSSIGSPNRVICAKVDNEILNYKDLAALPKIKAIYEVQRPDLISYEPYHRYTSDETLERYSYGESLGTLSPYSQDIYESFDTRQRRASSPGYIDSPTYSRQGMSPTIPRSPHHFYRSGTESGRSSPYYSQLDVRSSTPTSYQAPKHFHIPAAGESNIYRKPPIYKRHATKSKTSEDIAQSSKYSPAYSPDPYYHSESEYWSFQGSPKAPRARRFSSGGEEDGYDRGMHKIQSGIGRLILREEMKARSNSYADPWTPPRSSASSREALHTAGYEGSLNGSPRTHYLADSDPLISKSASLPAYRRNGLHRPPSAELFHYDSTNAVNWGVRGEGGT from the exons CAGTTCCCTACCAGCAGAGCCCCTACACGGCcgggagcagctcctctgccatcCAGTGCTACCGCTGTGGGGACACCTGCAAGGGCGAGGTCGTGCGTGTGCAGAGCAACCACTTCCACATCCGCTGCTTCACCTGCCAAG TGTGCGGCTGTGACCTGGCCCAGTCGGGTTTTTTCTTCAAGAACCAGGAGTACATCTGCACCCACGACTACCAGCAGCTCTACGGGACCCGCTGTGACAGCTGTGGGGACTTCATCACCGGCGAGGTCATCTCCGCCCTGGGCAGGACCTACCACCCCAAGTGCTTTgtctgcagcacctgcag GAAGCCGTTCCCCATCGGAGACAAGGTCACGTTCAGCGGGAAGGACTGCGTCTGCCAAAACTGCTCCCACGCCCTGCTCAGCACCAAGCCCATCAAGATCCACGGGCCCAGCC ACTGCGCCGGCTGCAAGGAGGAGATCAAGCAGGGCCAGTCCCTGCTGGCCCTGGAGAAGCAGTGGCACGTCAGCTGCTTCAAGTGCCAGACGTGCGGGGTCATCCTCACCGGCGAGTACATCAGCAA GGATGGCATCCCCTACTGCGAGTCCGACTACCACGCCCAGTTTGGCATCAAGTGCGAGACCTGCGACCGCTACATCAGCGGCCGTGTGCTGGAG gcaggagggaagCACTACCACCCCACCTGTGCCAGATGTGTGCGCTGCCACCAGATGTTCACAGAGGGAGAGGAGATGTACCTGACAG gctCTGAAGTGTGGCACCCCATCTGCAAGCAGGCAGCCAGAGCGGAGAAGAAGCTGAAG CACAGAAGGACGTCAGAAACCTCCATCTCCCCCCCTGGCTCCAGCATCGGCTCCCCAAACCGTGTCATCTGC gCTAAAGTGGATAATGAGATCCTTAATTACAAAGACCTGGCAGCTCTTCCCAAGATTAAAGCCATCTATGAAGTGCAGCGTCCCGACCTCATTTCCTACGAGCCCTATCACAGATACACGTCGGATGAGACGCTGGAGAGATATAGCTATGGGGAG tCCCTGGGGACCCTCTCCCCATACTCACAG GACATCTACGAGAGCTTTGACACGCGGCAGAGGAGAGCCTCCAGCCCCGGCTACATCGACTCCCCCACCTACAGCCGCCAGGGCATGTCCCCCACCATCCCCAGGTCCCCCCACCATTTCTACCGCTCAG GCACCGAGAGCGGGCGCAGCTCGCCCTACTATAGCCAGTTAGATGTGAGGTCCTCCACTCCAACCTCATACCAAGCGCCCAAGCATTTCCACATCCCAG CTGCTGGCGAGAGCAACATCTACAGGAAGCCGCCCATCTACAAGCGGCACG CCACGAAAAGCAAAACCAGCGAGGACATCGCACAGTCATCCAAGTACAGCCCTGCCTACTCCCCAGACCCCTACTACCACTCCGAGTCGGAATACTGGTCCTTCCAAGGCTCTCCCAAAG ctccccggGCCCGGAGGTTCTCGTCAGGTGGCGAGGAGGATGGGTACGACCGGGGCATGCACAAG ATCCAGAGTGGCATCGGGAGGCTGATCCTGAGGGAGGAGATGAAGGCTCGATCCAACTCCTATGCAGACCCCTGGACCCCCCCTCGCAGCtcggccagcagcagggaggccCTGCACACAGCGGGCTACGAGGGCTCCCTCAATGGCT CTCCCCGAACCCATTACCTGGCCGACAGCG ATCCCCTCATTTCTAAGTCGGCCTCGCTTCCTGCCTACAGGAGGAATGGGCTGCACAGG CCCCCCAGCGCCGAGCTCTTCCACTACGACAGCACCAACGCCGTCAACTGGGGCGTGCGAGGTGAGGGTGGCACCTGA
- the ABLIM3 gene encoding actin-binding LIM protein 3 isoform X6, whose protein sequence is MSTSTVPYQQSPYTAGSSSSAIQCYRCGDTCKGEVVRVQSNHFHIRCFTCQVCGCDLAQSGFFFKNQEYICTHDYQQLYGTRCDSCGDFITGEVISALGRTYHPKCFVCSTCRKPFPIGDKVTFSGKDCVCQNCSHALLSTKPIKIHGPSHCAGCKEEIKQGQSLLALEKQWHVSCFKCQTCGVILTGEYISKDGIPYCESDYHAQFGIKCETCDRYISGRVLEAGGKHYHPTCARCVRCHQMFTEGEEMYLTGSEVWHPICKQAARAEKKLKHRRTSETSISPPGSSIGSPNRVICAKVDNEILNYKDLAALPKIKAIYEVQRPDLISYEPYHRYTSDETLERYSYGESLGTLSPYSQDIYESFDTRQRRASSPGYIDSPTYSRQGMSPTIPRSPHHFYRSGTESGRSSPYYSQLDVRSSTPTSYQAPKHFHIPAAGESNIYRKPPIYKRHDNPCAATKSKTSEDIAQSSKYSPAYSPDPYYHSESEYWSFQGSPKAPRARRFSSGGEEDGYDRGMHKIQSGIGRLILREEMKARSNSYADPWTPPRSSASSREALHTAGYEGSLNGSPRTHYLADSDPLISKSASLPAYRRNGLHRPPSAELFHYDSTNAVNWGVREYKIYPYELLLVKTRGRNQLPKDVDRTRLERHLSQEEFYQIFGMTMAEFDRLALWKRNELKKQARLF, encoded by the exons CAGTTCCCTACCAGCAGAGCCCCTACACGGCcgggagcagctcctctgccatcCAGTGCTACCGCTGTGGGGACACCTGCAAGGGCGAGGTCGTGCGTGTGCAGAGCAACCACTTCCACATCCGCTGCTTCACCTGCCAAG TGTGCGGCTGTGACCTGGCCCAGTCGGGTTTTTTCTTCAAGAACCAGGAGTACATCTGCACCCACGACTACCAGCAGCTCTACGGGACCCGCTGTGACAGCTGTGGGGACTTCATCACCGGCGAGGTCATCTCCGCCCTGGGCAGGACCTACCACCCCAAGTGCTTTgtctgcagcacctgcag GAAGCCGTTCCCCATCGGAGACAAGGTCACGTTCAGCGGGAAGGACTGCGTCTGCCAAAACTGCTCCCACGCCCTGCTCAGCACCAAGCCCATCAAGATCCACGGGCCCAGCC ACTGCGCCGGCTGCAAGGAGGAGATCAAGCAGGGCCAGTCCCTGCTGGCCCTGGAGAAGCAGTGGCACGTCAGCTGCTTCAAGTGCCAGACGTGCGGGGTCATCCTCACCGGCGAGTACATCAGCAA GGATGGCATCCCCTACTGCGAGTCCGACTACCACGCCCAGTTTGGCATCAAGTGCGAGACCTGCGACCGCTACATCAGCGGCCGTGTGCTGGAG gcaggagggaagCACTACCACCCCACCTGTGCCAGATGTGTGCGCTGCCACCAGATGTTCACAGAGGGAGAGGAGATGTACCTGACAG gctCTGAAGTGTGGCACCCCATCTGCAAGCAGGCAGCCAGAGCGGAGAAGAAGCTGAAG CACAGAAGGACGTCAGAAACCTCCATCTCCCCCCCTGGCTCCAGCATCGGCTCCCCAAACCGTGTCATCTGC gCTAAAGTGGATAATGAGATCCTTAATTACAAAGACCTGGCAGCTCTTCCCAAGATTAAAGCCATCTATGAAGTGCAGCGTCCCGACCTCATTTCCTACGAGCCCTATCACAGATACACGTCGGATGAGACGCTGGAGAGATATAGCTATGGGGAG tCCCTGGGGACCCTCTCCCCATACTCACAG GACATCTACGAGAGCTTTGACACGCGGCAGAGGAGAGCCTCCAGCCCCGGCTACATCGACTCCCCCACCTACAGCCGCCAGGGCATGTCCCCCACCATCCCCAGGTCCCCCCACCATTTCTACCGCTCAG GCACCGAGAGCGGGCGCAGCTCGCCCTACTATAGCCAGTTAGATGTGAGGTCCTCCACTCCAACCTCATACCAAGCGCCCAAGCATTTCCACATCCCAG CTGCTGGCGAGAGCAACATCTACAGGAAGCCGCCCATCTACAAGCGGCACG ACAACCCCTGTGCAGCCACGAAAAGCAAAACCAGCGAGGACATCGCACAGTCATCCAAGTACAGCCCTGCCTACTCCCCAGACCCCTACTACCACTCCGAGTCGGAATACTGGTCCTTCCAAGGCTCTCCCAAAG ctccccggGCCCGGAGGTTCTCGTCAGGTGGCGAGGAGGATGGGTACGACCGGGGCATGCACAAG ATCCAGAGTGGCATCGGGAGGCTGATCCTGAGGGAGGAGATGAAGGCTCGATCCAACTCCTATGCAGACCCCTGGACCCCCCCTCGCAGCtcggccagcagcagggaggccCTGCACACAGCGGGCTACGAGGGCTCCCTCAATGGCT CTCCCCGAACCCATTACCTGGCCGACAGCG ATCCCCTCATTTCTAAGTCGGCCTCGCTTCCTGCCTACAGGAGGAATGGGCTGCACAGG CCCCCCAGCGCCGAGCTCTTCCACTACGACAGCACCAACGCCGTCAACTGGGGCGTGCGAG aGTACAAG ATTTACCCCTACGAGCTGCTCCTGGTGAAGACGAGGGGGAGGAACCAGCTGCCCAAAGACGTGGACAGGACTCGGTTGGAG AGACACCTGTCCCAGGAGGAATTCTACCAGATCTTCGGGATGACCATGGCCGAGTTCGACCGCCTGGCGCTGTGGAAGAGGAACGAGCTGAAGAAGCAGGCCCGGCTGTTCTAA
- the ABLIM3 gene encoding actin-binding LIM protein 3 isoform X4: MSTSTVPYQQSPYTAGSSSSAIQCYRCGDTCKGEVVRVQSNHFHIRCFTCQVCGCDLAQSGFFFKNQEYICTHDYQQLYGTRCDSCGDFITGEVISALGRTYHPKCFVCSTCRKPFPIGDKVTFSGKDCVCQNCSHALLSTKPIKIHGPSHCAGCKEEIKQGQSLLALEKQWHVSCFKCQTCGVILTGEYISKDGIPYCESDYHAQFGIKCETCDRYISGRVLEAGGKHYHPTCARCVRCHQMFTEGEEMYLTGSEVWHPICKQAARAEKKLKHRRTSETSISPPGSSIGSPNRVICAKVDNEILNYKDLAALPKIKAIYEVQRPDLISYEPYHRYTSDETLERYSYGESLGTLSPYSQDIYESFDTRQRRASSPGYIDSPTYSRQGMSPTIPRSPHHFYRSGTESGRSSPYYSQLDVRSSTPTSYQAPKHFHIPAAGESNIYRKPPIYKRHDNPCAATKSKTSEDIAQSSKYSPAYSPDPYYHSESEYWSFQGSPKAPRARRFSSGGEEDGYDRGMHKIQSGIGRLILREEMKARSNSYADPWTPPRSSASSREALHTAGYEGSLNGYPLISKSASLPAYRRNGLHRPPSAELFHYDSTNAVNWGVRGEGGT, from the exons CAGTTCCCTACCAGCAGAGCCCCTACACGGCcgggagcagctcctctgccatcCAGTGCTACCGCTGTGGGGACACCTGCAAGGGCGAGGTCGTGCGTGTGCAGAGCAACCACTTCCACATCCGCTGCTTCACCTGCCAAG TGTGCGGCTGTGACCTGGCCCAGTCGGGTTTTTTCTTCAAGAACCAGGAGTACATCTGCACCCACGACTACCAGCAGCTCTACGGGACCCGCTGTGACAGCTGTGGGGACTTCATCACCGGCGAGGTCATCTCCGCCCTGGGCAGGACCTACCACCCCAAGTGCTTTgtctgcagcacctgcag GAAGCCGTTCCCCATCGGAGACAAGGTCACGTTCAGCGGGAAGGACTGCGTCTGCCAAAACTGCTCCCACGCCCTGCTCAGCACCAAGCCCATCAAGATCCACGGGCCCAGCC ACTGCGCCGGCTGCAAGGAGGAGATCAAGCAGGGCCAGTCCCTGCTGGCCCTGGAGAAGCAGTGGCACGTCAGCTGCTTCAAGTGCCAGACGTGCGGGGTCATCCTCACCGGCGAGTACATCAGCAA GGATGGCATCCCCTACTGCGAGTCCGACTACCACGCCCAGTTTGGCATCAAGTGCGAGACCTGCGACCGCTACATCAGCGGCCGTGTGCTGGAG gcaggagggaagCACTACCACCCCACCTGTGCCAGATGTGTGCGCTGCCACCAGATGTTCACAGAGGGAGAGGAGATGTACCTGACAG gctCTGAAGTGTGGCACCCCATCTGCAAGCAGGCAGCCAGAGCGGAGAAGAAGCTGAAG CACAGAAGGACGTCAGAAACCTCCATCTCCCCCCCTGGCTCCAGCATCGGCTCCCCAAACCGTGTCATCTGC gCTAAAGTGGATAATGAGATCCTTAATTACAAAGACCTGGCAGCTCTTCCCAAGATTAAAGCCATCTATGAAGTGCAGCGTCCCGACCTCATTTCCTACGAGCCCTATCACAGATACACGTCGGATGAGACGCTGGAGAGATATAGCTATGGGGAG tCCCTGGGGACCCTCTCCCCATACTCACAG GACATCTACGAGAGCTTTGACACGCGGCAGAGGAGAGCCTCCAGCCCCGGCTACATCGACTCCCCCACCTACAGCCGCCAGGGCATGTCCCCCACCATCCCCAGGTCCCCCCACCATTTCTACCGCTCAG GCACCGAGAGCGGGCGCAGCTCGCCCTACTATAGCCAGTTAGATGTGAGGTCCTCCACTCCAACCTCATACCAAGCGCCCAAGCATTTCCACATCCCAG CTGCTGGCGAGAGCAACATCTACAGGAAGCCGCCCATCTACAAGCGGCACG ACAACCCCTGTGCAGCCACGAAAAGCAAAACCAGCGAGGACATCGCACAGTCATCCAAGTACAGCCCTGCCTACTCCCCAGACCCCTACTACCACTCCGAGTCGGAATACTGGTCCTTCCAAGGCTCTCCCAAAG ctccccggGCCCGGAGGTTCTCGTCAGGTGGCGAGGAGGATGGGTACGACCGGGGCATGCACAAG ATCCAGAGTGGCATCGGGAGGCTGATCCTGAGGGAGGAGATGAAGGCTCGATCCAACTCCTATGCAGACCCCTGGACCCCCCCTCGCAGCtcggccagcagcagggaggccCTGCACACAGCGGGCTACGAGGGCTCCCTCAATGGCT ATCCCCTCATTTCTAAGTCGGCCTCGCTTCCTGCCTACAGGAGGAATGGGCTGCACAGG CCCCCCAGCGCCGAGCTCTTCCACTACGACAGCACCAACGCCGTCAACTGGGGCGTGCGAGGTGAGGGTGGCACCTGA
- the ABLIM3 gene encoding actin-binding LIM protein 3 isoform X5, whose amino-acid sequence MSTSTVPYQQSPYTAGSSSSAIQCYRCGDTCKGEVVRVQSNHFHIRCFTCQVCGCDLAQSGFFFKNQEYICTHDYQQLYGTRCDSCGDFITGEVISALGRTYHPKCFVCSTCRKPFPIGDKVTFSGKDCVCQNCSHALLSTKPIKIHGPSHCAGCKEEIKQGQSLLALEKQWHVSCFKCQTCGVILTGEYISKDGIPYCESDYHAQFGIKCETCDRYISGRVLEAGGKHYHPTCARCVRCHQMFTEGEEMYLTGSEVWHPICKQAARAEKKLKHRRTSETSISPPGSSIGSPNRVICAKVDNEILNYKDLAALPKIKAIYEVQRPDLISYEPYHRYTSDETLERYSYGESLGTLSPYSQDIYESFDTRQRRASSPGYIDSPTYSRQGMSPTIPRSPHHFYRSAAGESNIYRKPPIYKRHATKSKTSEDIAQSSKYSPAYSPDPYYHSESEYWSFQGSPKAPRARRFSSGGEEDGYDRGMHKIQSGIGRLILREEMKARSNSYADPWTPPRSSASSREALHTAGYEGSLNGSPRTHYLADSDPLISKSASLPAYRRNGLHRPPSAELFHYDSTNAVNWGVRGEGGT is encoded by the exons CAGTTCCCTACCAGCAGAGCCCCTACACGGCcgggagcagctcctctgccatcCAGTGCTACCGCTGTGGGGACACCTGCAAGGGCGAGGTCGTGCGTGTGCAGAGCAACCACTTCCACATCCGCTGCTTCACCTGCCAAG TGTGCGGCTGTGACCTGGCCCAGTCGGGTTTTTTCTTCAAGAACCAGGAGTACATCTGCACCCACGACTACCAGCAGCTCTACGGGACCCGCTGTGACAGCTGTGGGGACTTCATCACCGGCGAGGTCATCTCCGCCCTGGGCAGGACCTACCACCCCAAGTGCTTTgtctgcagcacctgcag GAAGCCGTTCCCCATCGGAGACAAGGTCACGTTCAGCGGGAAGGACTGCGTCTGCCAAAACTGCTCCCACGCCCTGCTCAGCACCAAGCCCATCAAGATCCACGGGCCCAGCC ACTGCGCCGGCTGCAAGGAGGAGATCAAGCAGGGCCAGTCCCTGCTGGCCCTGGAGAAGCAGTGGCACGTCAGCTGCTTCAAGTGCCAGACGTGCGGGGTCATCCTCACCGGCGAGTACATCAGCAA GGATGGCATCCCCTACTGCGAGTCCGACTACCACGCCCAGTTTGGCATCAAGTGCGAGACCTGCGACCGCTACATCAGCGGCCGTGTGCTGGAG gcaggagggaagCACTACCACCCCACCTGTGCCAGATGTGTGCGCTGCCACCAGATGTTCACAGAGGGAGAGGAGATGTACCTGACAG gctCTGAAGTGTGGCACCCCATCTGCAAGCAGGCAGCCAGAGCGGAGAAGAAGCTGAAG CACAGAAGGACGTCAGAAACCTCCATCTCCCCCCCTGGCTCCAGCATCGGCTCCCCAAACCGTGTCATCTGC gCTAAAGTGGATAATGAGATCCTTAATTACAAAGACCTGGCAGCTCTTCCCAAGATTAAAGCCATCTATGAAGTGCAGCGTCCCGACCTCATTTCCTACGAGCCCTATCACAGATACACGTCGGATGAGACGCTGGAGAGATATAGCTATGGGGAG tCCCTGGGGACCCTCTCCCCATACTCACAG GACATCTACGAGAGCTTTGACACGCGGCAGAGGAGAGCCTCCAGCCCCGGCTACATCGACTCCCCCACCTACAGCCGCCAGGGCATGTCCCCCACCATCCCCAGGTCCCCCCACCATTTCTACCGCTCAG CTGCTGGCGAGAGCAACATCTACAGGAAGCCGCCCATCTACAAGCGGCACG CCACGAAAAGCAAAACCAGCGAGGACATCGCACAGTCATCCAAGTACAGCCCTGCCTACTCCCCAGACCCCTACTACCACTCCGAGTCGGAATACTGGTCCTTCCAAGGCTCTCCCAAAG ctccccggGCCCGGAGGTTCTCGTCAGGTGGCGAGGAGGATGGGTACGACCGGGGCATGCACAAG ATCCAGAGTGGCATCGGGAGGCTGATCCTGAGGGAGGAGATGAAGGCTCGATCCAACTCCTATGCAGACCCCTGGACCCCCCCTCGCAGCtcggccagcagcagggaggccCTGCACACAGCGGGCTACGAGGGCTCCCTCAATGGCT CTCCCCGAACCCATTACCTGGCCGACAGCG ATCCCCTCATTTCTAAGTCGGCCTCGCTTCCTGCCTACAGGAGGAATGGGCTGCACAGG CCCCCCAGCGCCGAGCTCTTCCACTACGACAGCACCAACGCCGTCAACTGGGGCGTGCGAGGTGAGGGTGGCACCTGA
- the ABLIM3 gene encoding actin-binding LIM protein 3 isoform X1 produces MSTSIPYQQSPYTAGSSSSAIQCYRCGDTCKGEVVRVQSNHFHIRCFTCQVCGCDLAQSGFFFKNQEYICTHDYQQLYGTRCDSCGDFITGEVISALGRTYHPKCFVCSTCRKPFPIGDKVTFSGKDCVCQNCSHALLSTKPIKIHGPSHCAGCKEEIKQGQSLLALEKQWHVSCFKCQTCGVILTGEYISKDGIPYCESDYHAQFGIKCETCDRYISGRVLEAGGKHYHPTCARCVRCHQMFTEGEEMYLTGSEVWHPICKQAARAEKKLKHRRTSETSISPPGSSIGSPNRVICAKVDNEILNYKDLAALPKIKAIYEVQRPDLISYEPYHRYTSDETLERYSYGESLGTLSPYSQDIYESFDTRQRRASSPGYIDSPTYSRQGMSPTIPRSPHHFYRSGTESGRSSPYYSQLDVRSSTPTSYQAPKHFHIPAAGESNIYRKPPIYKRHDNPCAATKSKTSEDIAQSSKYSPAYSPDPYYHSESEYWSFQGSPKAPRARRFSSGGEEDGYDRGMHKIQSGIGRLILREEMKARSNSYADPWTPPRSSASSREALHTAGYEGSLNGSPRTHYLADSDPLISKSASLPAYRRNGLHRPPSAELFHYDSTNAVNWGVRGEGGT; encoded by the exons TTCCCTACCAGCAGAGCCCCTACACGGCcgggagcagctcctctgccatcCAGTGCTACCGCTGTGGGGACACCTGCAAGGGCGAGGTCGTGCGTGTGCAGAGCAACCACTTCCACATCCGCTGCTTCACCTGCCAAG TGTGCGGCTGTGACCTGGCCCAGTCGGGTTTTTTCTTCAAGAACCAGGAGTACATCTGCACCCACGACTACCAGCAGCTCTACGGGACCCGCTGTGACAGCTGTGGGGACTTCATCACCGGCGAGGTCATCTCCGCCCTGGGCAGGACCTACCACCCCAAGTGCTTTgtctgcagcacctgcag GAAGCCGTTCCCCATCGGAGACAAGGTCACGTTCAGCGGGAAGGACTGCGTCTGCCAAAACTGCTCCCACGCCCTGCTCAGCACCAAGCCCATCAAGATCCACGGGCCCAGCC ACTGCGCCGGCTGCAAGGAGGAGATCAAGCAGGGCCAGTCCCTGCTGGCCCTGGAGAAGCAGTGGCACGTCAGCTGCTTCAAGTGCCAGACGTGCGGGGTCATCCTCACCGGCGAGTACATCAGCAA GGATGGCATCCCCTACTGCGAGTCCGACTACCACGCCCAGTTTGGCATCAAGTGCGAGACCTGCGACCGCTACATCAGCGGCCGTGTGCTGGAG gcaggagggaagCACTACCACCCCACCTGTGCCAGATGTGTGCGCTGCCACCAGATGTTCACAGAGGGAGAGGAGATGTACCTGACAG gctCTGAAGTGTGGCACCCCATCTGCAAGCAGGCAGCCAGAGCGGAGAAGAAGCTGAAG CACAGAAGGACGTCAGAAACCTCCATCTCCCCCCCTGGCTCCAGCATCGGCTCCCCAAACCGTGTCATCTGC gCTAAAGTGGATAATGAGATCCTTAATTACAAAGACCTGGCAGCTCTTCCCAAGATTAAAGCCATCTATGAAGTGCAGCGTCCCGACCTCATTTCCTACGAGCCCTATCACAGATACACGTCGGATGAGACGCTGGAGAGATATAGCTATGGGGAG tCCCTGGGGACCCTCTCCCCATACTCACAG GACATCTACGAGAGCTTTGACACGCGGCAGAGGAGAGCCTCCAGCCCCGGCTACATCGACTCCCCCACCTACAGCCGCCAGGGCATGTCCCCCACCATCCCCAGGTCCCCCCACCATTTCTACCGCTCAG GCACCGAGAGCGGGCGCAGCTCGCCCTACTATAGCCAGTTAGATGTGAGGTCCTCCACTCCAACCTCATACCAAGCGCCCAAGCATTTCCACATCCCAG CTGCTGGCGAGAGCAACATCTACAGGAAGCCGCCCATCTACAAGCGGCACG ACAACCCCTGTGCAGCCACGAAAAGCAAAACCAGCGAGGACATCGCACAGTCATCCAAGTACAGCCCTGCCTACTCCCCAGACCCCTACTACCACTCCGAGTCGGAATACTGGTCCTTCCAAGGCTCTCCCAAAG ctccccggGCCCGGAGGTTCTCGTCAGGTGGCGAGGAGGATGGGTACGACCGGGGCATGCACAAG ATCCAGAGTGGCATCGGGAGGCTGATCCTGAGGGAGGAGATGAAGGCTCGATCCAACTCCTATGCAGACCCCTGGACCCCCCCTCGCAGCtcggccagcagcagggaggccCTGCACACAGCGGGCTACGAGGGCTCCCTCAATGGCT CTCCCCGAACCCATTACCTGGCCGACAGCG ATCCCCTCATTTCTAAGTCGGCCTCGCTTCCTGCCTACAGGAGGAATGGGCTGCACAGG CCCCCCAGCGCCGAGCTCTTCCACTACGACAGCACCAACGCCGTCAACTGGGGCGTGCGAGGTGAGGGTGGCACCTGA